One Bythopirellula goksoeyrii genomic window, CGATGTTCTGCTGGGAAGTCGTAGAACGGCAGCAACACATCACGATCTTTTTTCAAGCACGCACATGCGTCAGGGTTCTTCGCACCGTACTTTTCCAAGAAGGTGTCGAATGCGTTTCCAGCCGATTCACGAGTCTGGGCCATCCGGATTTCGTGGAGGTCCTCCTTGGCTTTCGGTAGCGCTCTCTTGGGCAGCTTGTTCAGCACGTTGGCCGTCTTGCGAACCCAGCAGTGTTGCTCATGATTTTCGCCGAAGACTTATCGTAGAGCAGCCCAAAAGCCTAACACCCCGTCACCAATTCCCAGCTTGGGAGCCATCGTCAAACCACGATGTTTGCGGTCGATCAGCAGTTTGTACCAACTCTGCTCGCTATCTCGCACGCCAACAACCACGGCAAGGAGTTCCTTCCGTCCATCGACCGGTGCGCCCATAACCTCTTGCCAGCCGATGACGGATAATAAGAAAATCCCAATGAAGTCCTTTCTGGGCATCACCGGACATAAGTGTACATCTGTAAGAGTAGCCGAGGCGGGAGTCGAACCCGCACGGGGGTTACCCCCCACTGGATTTTAAGTCCAGAGCGTCTGCCATTCCGCCACTCGGCCCCAAAAAAGTGCGGAGTGCAGATTGCGGAATGCGGAATGTTGGCCGCTTCGCGTTCTGCACTAGATTCTGGTGCGACTTCAGATTACTGTTTTGGGTGCGGTTCGCCAACCAAGGTTTGCGAGCTGTTTCTCGAATTTCCTCGTGCGATGCGGTGCTGAACTATGGAATATCCCGGTTGGAATGGGTTTCTCGGGACCCGTGCTTCGTTCATGCTCGACGCCGTGTGCTTGGGGATGGTCCTTGTGCTCGCCATTCTGGCTTGGAGCATTTGGCTTGTGAGGAAACAGAATAACTACCAGCTACACAAACGCGTACAACTTACTCTGGCGGGACTGCTGGTCATCGTGCTGACAGCTTTTGAGGTGGATATTCGACTACACGGCTGGGAGGAGCGCGCCGCGGGTGAATTGGGAGGCAGCCCCTCAAGTGGCGTTTACTACGTGCTTTGGGTTCATTTGTTTTTCGCCATCTCAACACTGGTCTTGTGGGTAATGGTAATCGTACGGGCCCTCAAGAATTTCCCGCGCCCTCCCCTGCCCGCTGAGCATAGCCAATCTCATCGTCGCTGGGCCTGGCTGGCGGCCATCGATATGCTGCTCACAACTTGCACCGGCTGGGTGTTCTATATGATGGCGTTTGTTTTGTAGCTGTTTGCATTTAGCAATTAGTTGTTAACCAGAGCAATTTTAGACTGCTCCGCTTGGTTTGTTCGTGTCTTGGCCGGCTTCGATGCGGTTGATGGCGTTGAGGAATGCTCTAACGCCAGCTTCGACCGTGTCGGTGGAAGCACCACGACCGCGATAGACTCGACCGTTGTGCTCCACTTCGATCAGAGATTCCCCTTGGGCATCTTTTCCTCGGCTGGCACTCTGGACCCGGAAATCTTTCACGACGACCGACTTGCCAGTTATTTTCTCGATGGCCAGAAACAAAGCATCGAGCGGTCCGTCCCCTTCGCTATTGGTCGCTTCCGACTCCTGGCCGCCGCGAGACAAGACAATCTTGGCCTGGCGGACTAAACCACTGGTAGCTTGAATTTCATAGGATACCAACTGCCATTGATCGCCAATTTCTGTATTTCGCTGTTCGATCAGGGCCGCAATGTCGCCGTCGTAGATCTCTTTTTTCTTGTCGGCGAGTTTCTTGAAATCGACGAATACCGCGTCGACTTGTTCATCGGTCAGATGGTAGCCGAGTGCCCTGCTGCGGTCAGCAAGGGCTGCTCGACCGCTATGCTTTCCGAGAACGAGGTCGGTCTTGGTGAAGCCGACATCTTCGGGACGCATAATTTCGTAAGTCGTAGGCTCCTTGAGCATGCCGTCTTGGTGGATCCCCGCCTCATGGGCAAAGGCGTTGCGGCCAACGATTGCTTTGTTGCGTTGAACCACCATTCCTGTAATGTTGGAGACCAGACGGCTGATGGGGACCAGTCGTTGGGTATTAATTCCTGTTTCAGCCTGATAGTAGTCGCTACGAGTTCGCAAAGCCATTACGGCTTCTTCCAGGGAGCAGTTTCCAGCCCGCTCGCCGAGGCCGTTGATCGTGCATTCGATTTGTCCTGCACCATTTTCGACGGCTGCGAGACTATTGGCGACGGCCAATCCCAAATCATTGTGGCAATGGACGCTAAGCACCGTCTGATCGATGTTCGGCACGCGGTTTACAAGCATGTGGATCACTTCGGCAAATTGAGTTGGCGTGGCGTAACCGACCGTGTCCGGGATGTTGACGGTCGTGGCCCCCGCGGCGATGGCCGCTTCGACCACTTGGCATAAGAAGTCGTGCTCGGTGCGGGCAGCATCTTCGGGGGAAAACTCGATGTCATCGCAGTAGCTCTTAGCCCGCTTGACCCCTTCGACGGCCCGACGAATGATCTCCTCCTTGTCCATGCGGAGCTTGAACTCACGGTGGATGGCACTGGTCGCCAAGAAGACATGGATCCGGGTGTTAGAACCGTCCTTGAGAGCCTCCCAGGCACGATCGATGTCGGCCTCTCGACAGCGGGCCAAGCCACAGATCGTGGCCCCCGAAACCGTGCCAGCAATCTCTCGCACGGCTTCAAAATCTCCAATCGAGGTGATCGGGAATCCCGCTTCGATGACGTCTACGCCCAAATCAACCAATGATTGTGCGACCTCCAACTTCTCTTTGAGGTTCATGCTGCAACCAGGCGATTGTTCACCATCGCGCAAAGTCGTGTCAAAAATCGTGATCTTTCGCGGCATTTTAGTGGTCATGACTGCTTGTGAATTACTTGTGGTTGGTGATTTGATAGCCGCGGCTCTACAAGTCGCCGGAAATCATGTATCGACAATAAAAAAACCCTGCGGCCGAAGGGCCTCAGGGTTTGATAACTTTTCTTGATAAAGTGCCGTTACGAACCCTAAGCCCTACTCTTGATGAGCGGTAGTAGTAGCAGGGTTAGTAAGGACAAAATCGCCATAATTACGTAAATATTCGGTTGGCCGAGGATCGAACTTTGAAGTATTCTCTTAACAACTTTAGCTGAGAGCCTGGGGGCCGTCAAGGTTCGGTGGTCAACGCAAAAAATCGTGAGATTCTGAAGTGTTGGATAAAGGTAAGCATTTGGATCTCTTCTCCGGCGATGCCGGAAATCAGCGATCGTCTCCAACTTCGGTGAAGCCGTTTCTCGGCGTCAATTTTGCCTGCTGCGGAGTCTACTCGCGGGTTTATCCCAATACGGAGCGAAGTGCCTATGTGGGCCACTGTCCCCGCTGTGCCAGAAAGGTGCGGTTCGAAATCGGTCCCGGCGGAAGTGATTCTCGGTTTTTTACCGCTCAGTAGGGTGGGCACTCCCCCGTCATTCCCGCGCAGGCGGGAATGACGGAATTGGCTACTGCTTCTCCATTTGCTCCTGGATCCAAGCTTCCAATTCCTCCAGATCAACAGGCGGAAGCGAGCCAATGTCTGGTCGTAGCCGCTTGGCTTCCCGCTCGTAGACGTGGTGGATTTCGGATTGAGCCTTGTCGGTGTTCCAGTGCAAGAGAATACGAATGCACATCGGGAGTCCGCCGGGGACCGTCATCTCGTGACCACACAACAGAGGCACATCCAGAAGCCCTAGCTGTCGGGCCGCTAACGCGGGAAACTCGGCGTTGATATCCGGGGTTGTGGAAAAAAAAGCACTGGCAAGGTCGCAGGTTTGAATGCCATTTTGTCGCAACATCAGGGCAAGCAATTGTCGGGTAGCCGAAAGGATCTCCTCGCGGTCATTCTGCTGAAGGGTAGTTGCTCCACGGACACCACGGCAAGGCATGAATGAATCTCGCGAAATAGGGAAAAAGAAGGGATCACTGGCTCTCTGACAGCAGACTAACTCCTGGCCATCCGGAGGGTAAGCCAGTCGCCCGTTCAGCCTTATTATAAAACGCCAAATTCCGAATATGCGAGGGATATTCGCAGTTTGGGAAAACATTGCCGTCTTTGCCCGGTTTGACTCTGCCTCTCTGAAAAATGTTTTGC contains:
- the aroH gene encoding chorismate mutase, whose protein sequence is MPCRGVRGATTLQQNDREEILSATRQLLALMLRQNGIQTCDLASAFFSTTPDINAEFPALAARQLGLLDVPLLCGHEMTVPGGLPMCIRILLHWNTDKAQSEIHHVYEREAKRLRPDIGSLPPVDLEELEAWIQEQMEKQ
- a CDS encoding DUF420 domain-containing protein: MEYPGWNGFLGTRASFMLDAVCLGMVLVLAILAWSIWLVRKQNNYQLHKRVQLTLAGLLVIVLTAFEVDIRLHGWEERAAGELGGSPSSGVYYVLWVHLFFAISTLVLWVMVIVRALKNFPRPPLPAEHSQSHRRWAWLAAIDMLLTTCTGWVFYMMAFVL
- a CDS encoding 2-isopropylmalate synthase — encoded protein: MTTKMPRKITIFDTTLRDGEQSPGCSMNLKEKLEVAQSLVDLGVDVIEAGFPITSIGDFEAVREIAGTVSGATICGLARCREADIDRAWEALKDGSNTRIHVFLATSAIHREFKLRMDKEEIIRRAVEGVKRAKSYCDDIEFSPEDAARTEHDFLCQVVEAAIAAGATTVNIPDTVGYATPTQFAEVIHMLVNRVPNIDQTVLSVHCHNDLGLAVANSLAAVENGAGQIECTINGLGERAGNCSLEEAVMALRTRSDYYQAETGINTQRLVPISRLVSNITGMVVQRNKAIVGRNAFAHEAGIHQDGMLKEPTTYEIMRPEDVGFTKTDLVLGKHSGRAALADRSRALGYHLTDEQVDAVFVDFKKLADKKKEIYDGDIAALIEQRNTEIGDQWQLVSYEIQATSGLVRQAKIVLSRGGQESEATNSEGDGPLDALFLAIEKITGKSVVVKDFRVQSASRGKDAQGESLIEVEHNGRVYRGRGASTDTVEAGVRAFLNAINRIEAGQDTNKPSGAV